The genomic segment CAGGCGGCTCGTGCCAAGGTATGGGTAAATCTCGATCGGCTCGCCGTCAACTGTGTCCTTAATTGGTGCGTAGTGCAAAATGGCTATACGCTCGTTGGTACGCAATCGCGCCAGCGCCGACTCCAGCTTAAGCGCCTCTTGCACCGCTTCGTTTACGAAAGATTTGATTGCCGGCTCGCCCCATGGACCCAGCGCTCCTCTGCCAAAGCCGCCGCAAAAGCCCTTGGTACCCGCAAACCCGATGCCGAGAATTTCGGTCGCCTCTCCATCAAGAATGGTGACACCTGCGTCTGTCAAAATCTGTGTTACTTCCTGCTCTTTGTCTGATTCAAAATCATGATTGCCGAGCACACCAACGATGGGAATTTTGACCGGCGCCAGTTCTTTGACGAATATCTGCGCCTCTTCCGGCAATCCATAATCAGTCAGGTCGCCACATAAGACAAGAATATCGGCACTCTGATTGATCTCCGCAAAAACGTTGCGAAGCTCTCCCTGCGTTGTTTTCTTGCAGTGCGTATCGCCAACGGCAGCAACTTTCACAACGTCTTTCATTTTATTCAGCTCCGTAGCCGCGCCGTCGAAGAGTGTACACGGCACGCTGCCACGCTTGCCATCGTCGACATTTGCCCAACAGCCGGACGTGTTTTGACAGCAATAAGTTGCGGCAGATGAAATTACTGATGCGCCACGGGCTTTTCCTGTCTTTTTGAGACTTTTTCAAGTCATTTACGTCTGCAAACTGGTCCGCAAAATGCGGACTGATTTTTTGAGGAGTATTCGATGGCATCAGCAAAGACTTTCAGACAGACAAAATTAGATCCTGATACAGAAGCTTTCTACCAGAAGACTCTAACGCTGCTAAACGACTCAAAAATTCCATTTATGCTCGGTGGCGCATACGCCCTTTCTCAATTCATGGAATTTGAGCGTCATACAAGAGATCTCGACGTCTTTGTGTATCGCAAAGACGCTGAGAATGTTTTGAACGTGCTGGAAAGGGCGGGCTTTAAAACAGAGATGATGTTTCCGCATTGGCTCGGAAAAGCGTTTTCCGGCGAAGACTACGTCGACATAATTTTCAGCTCCGGAAACGGCATTGCCGAAGTGGATGAAGAGGCTTTTGCGCACGCCAAACAAGCCCAGCTCCTCGGAATTCCGGTGAAAGCACTATCAGCCGAAGATATCATCTGGTCCAAAGCATTCATCATGGAGCGCGAACGTTACGACGGCGCGGATATTGCCCACCTGCTGCGAGCCTGTGGTCACGAACTCGATTGGAATCGTCTCATCGCCAGGTTTGACGGGCACTGGAGAGTACTGTTCAGCCATCTCATTTTGTTTGGCTTCATTTATCCCAGCCACCAATCGCAAATCCCTGATTGGGTAATGGACAAAATGCTGGCAAAAACCTGTTCAGAAATAAAATCAAAACCACAGACAGAAAAGGTTTGCCGCGGCACGCTGCTCTCCAGAGGCCAATACCTGGTCGACGTGGATAAATGGCACTATGCTGACGGTCGACTCGCTCCAGGCGGGCACATGACGGCAAAGGATATTGCTCATTGGACCGCCGCCATCGACCAAAAATAAAAGCCAAAAATTTTTCGCGCGAGTGTTATTTCTATTTTGGTGGGTATATAGCGAGTAGCTTGGATCGTTCCATTTCTTTCTTAGTAAAACTGGGAGCGTCCAAGCCCTTTTTTTGCCTTTTTTTGGACTGTCAAAAATTTTTTCCAAAAAAAGCGTTTAGTTTTCAGCAAGCGGGTATAAGACAGTTAGCTCGGACTACTCCGTTTCTTTCTTAGTAAAAACCGGGAGTGTCCGAGCCTTTCTTTTGTCAAAATTCAGCTTATTCAACTGACCTATTTCGACTGAACCGGCATCAGCAAATAGCGATAGTTATCATCGCCAACGCCTTTGATGATGATTGGCTTGAGCGAGCCTGTCATTTCGAATGACACATCGTCCTGTCCCAGTCGCTGCAATACATCAAGCAAGTATCGTACGTTGACGGCAACATCTAAGACCTGCCCTTCAAAAGTCATCGAAACTTCTTCTTGAGCGCGTCCCAGGTCAGGCGTGTTAGCTGTTACTTGCAGGGTCTCACCTTCGAAGTGCATCTTGATCAAATGAGTTCTGTCATCTGACATTACGGCAACGCGATCGATCGCCGATACCATTTCTTCTCGACTGAAAGTAGCCTGATAAGTGAAACTCGATGGGAAGAGCTCCAGATAGCGCGGATAATCTCCGTTGATCAATCTTGTGGACAGATAATGCGTTTCTGTTTCGAAAACGATTTGTCCAGCGACCAGCGCAAGTCTTACATCTGCATTTGTGCCTTTTGAACTATCGAGCAATTTCACCAGTTCGTTGCAAGCACGAGCTGGAATGATTGCTTTCAAGTTGTGCGGTCGATCGAGAGTCGCTGTCGAGGTCTTTGATTCGCCTTCAACCTCTTTGTCGCCCTCTACTTTCTTGCCGCTTGGAACGGATACGCTAAGCACTTCGCTGCGGTTGGCTAAACGACTGCCGTCAGTGGCAGCGCATTCGAACTTGCCGTTCTCGATGACCATGTAGATACCGCCAAGAATGCTGTTCTGTTCAAAGCTGGCGGCAGCAAAACCGGTTTGAATAATGGCTTTGCGCAAAATGTCTACGGGCATTACAA from the Candidatus Melainabacteria bacterium genome contains:
- a CDS encoding metallophosphoesterase codes for the protein MKDVVKVAAVGDTHCKKTTQGELRNVFAEINQSADILVLCGDLTDYGLPEEAQIFVKELAPVKIPIVGVLGNHDFESDKEQEVTQILTDAGVTILDGEATEILGIGFAGTKGFCGGFGRGALGPWGEPAIKSFVNEAVQEALKLESALARLRTNERIAILHYAPIKDTVDGEPIEIYPYLGTSRLEEPLLRYPVDVVFHGHAHSGSLEGITSSGTPVYNVAMPLLRKRLPDKPPFHIFEIKLTMEESVAAPSSVAAPS
- the dnaN gene encoding DNA polymerase III subunit beta, translated to MHFAVQKDVLAKALKDVTNAVATRVVQPILSNVLIESVDANTIKFQGTDLDLAIETKTTGVVYTPGTITLPGKKLLEIVGKLPNELVVFQIDKETLETTVTCKRSKFNMVGLASDDFPRFMDARSVEGVVMPVDILRKAIIQTGFAAASFEQNSILGGIYMVIENGKFECAATDGSRLANRSEVLSVSVPSGKKVEGDKEVEGESKTSTATLDRPHNLKAIIPARACNELVKLLDSSKGTNADVRLALVAGQIVFETETHYLSTRLINGDYPRYLELFPSSFTYQATFSREEMVSAIDRVAVMSDDRTHLIKMHFEGETLQVTANTPDLGRAQEEVSMTFEGQVLDVAVNVRYLLDVLQRLGQDDVSFEMTGSLKPIIIKGVGDDNYRYLLMPVQSK